The following nucleotide sequence is from Calditerricola satsumensis.
CCTGCCTGTGCCAGTACACGAGCCACGGCCACTGCGGCGTGGTGGAAAACGGCGAGGTGCTGAACGACCCCTCCCTTGAGCTCTTGGTGAAGACGGCCGTCTCCCAGGCGGCGGCCGGCGCCGACGTGATCGCCCCGTCAAACATGATGGACGGCTTCGTCCACGCCATCCGCAAGGGCCTTGACGAAGCGGGGTACACCCACGTGCCCATCCTCTCCTACGCGGTGAAGTACGCCTCGGCCTTTTACGGCCCGTTCCGCGACGCGGCCCACTCCGCGCCGCAGTTCGGCGACCGCAAGACGTACCAGATGGACCCGGCCAACGCCCGCGAGGCCCTGCGCGAGGCGCGCGCCGACGTGGAGCAGGGGGCCGACCTGTTGATGGTGAAGCCGGCCCTGGCCTACCTCGACATCATCCGGCTCTTGAAGGAGCACTTCGATCTCCCCGTGGCGGCCTACAACGTGAGCGGCGAGTACAGCATGGTGAAGGCGGCGGCGGCCAACGGGTGGATCGACGAGCGCGCCGTGGTGATGGAACTCCTCACCGGTATCAAGCGGGCCGGCGCGGACCTCATCCTCACCTACTTCGCTAAGGATGTGGCCCGCTGGCTCAAAGGAGGCGAGTAGCATGAGCGTGCAGACGATGGACGCCCTCGACCGCGAGCTTTTGAACCTGCTGCAGGAAGACCTGCCCCTCGTGCCGCGCCCGTACCAGGCCCTCGCCGAGCGCCTCGGCACCACGGAGGACGACGTGCTCCGCCGCGTGGCCGAGCTGAAGAAGACCGTCGTGCGCCAGATCTCGGCCATCTTCGACACGCGGGCCCTCGGCTACGCATCCAGCCTGGTGGCCGCCCGCGTCAAGCCGGAGCTGGTGGACGAGGCGGCGCAGGTGATCAACGAGCACCCCGGCGTCAG
It contains:
- the hemB gene encoding porphobilinogen synthase — translated: MSFARLRRLRRTPALRALVRETQLSVDDLIYPLFVVEGENIKEEVPSMPGVYHFSLDRLDEEVGEAVHLGLKAVILFGVPRHKDEVGSEAYAEDGIVQRATRRIKEQYPDLVVIADTCLCQYTSHGHCGVVENGEVLNDPSLELLVKTAVSQAAAGADVIAPSNMMDGFVHAIRKGLDEAGYTHVPILSYAVKYASAFYGPFRDAAHSAPQFGDRKTYQMDPANAREALREARADVEQGADLLMVKPALAYLDIIRLLKEHFDLPVAAYNVSGEYSMVKAAAANGWIDERAVVMELLTGIKRAGADLILTYFAKDVARWLKGGE